One Hevea brasiliensis isolate MT/VB/25A 57/8 unplaced genomic scaffold, ASM3005281v1 Scaf245, whole genome shotgun sequence genomic region harbors:
- the LOC110655267 gene encoding serine/threonine-protein kinase-like protein ACR4 isoform X1 yields MNRADRHNETRDPNESSSSHQENRSYPSASENYKGIGPRPYSYRELANATDHFSNNVLLGEGGFGQVYMGFLDGKYCAIKKLKNLRDVLSEENLENEILVVSRVSHKNLVQLIGYCIDGANRLIVLEYCPNESLRSKLHEEGEILDWQKRMKIAIGSARGLEYLHEYCKPRIIHLDIKPDNILLDNEFEPKIADFGLALFFSDAATHVSKSTNKGTQVYADPMTTRTGKYSDKSDIYSFGVVLLELITGKEPMDKDNDIVNWANSRIKKALKGEYEGFVDSRLQTFDHEEMYQEMYRMIFCAKACVNRLPKSRPSMRRILLALEGNLPLENLCDEKDNKLRSSTIYKANPEEISPAATAGSNLFRLFNWMRKANRQPRGVKKEERAIPRQATGDGTEEETKNVIMPRQLPNQQWTTATNYDFSNNNIGSSLVHIPQMVYADVALVSGAGISHNRKFCYGYATSPGKGSSMEDFYETRIDSVDGEIVGLFGVFDGHGGARAAEYVKQNLFSNLIRHPKFISDTKSAIADAYNHTDSEFLKSENNQNSESGSTASTAILIGDRLLVANVGDSRAVTCRGGNAIAASRDHKPDRSDERQRIEDAGGFVTWAGTWKVGGVLAVSRAFGDRLLKQYVVADPEIQDEKIDSSLEFLILASYGLWDVVTNEEAVVMTKPIEDPELAAKSLLQEAYQRGSAYNITCIVVRFLANQGTPTTHDSRMI; encoded by the exons ATGAACAGGGCAGATCGCCACAATGAAACTAGAG ATCCGAATGAATCTAGCTCATCTCATCAGGAGAATCGAAGTTATCCATCTGCGTCTGAGAATTATAAAGGTATTGGGCCGAGGCCATATTCATATCGTGAACTAGCAAATGCAACTGATCATTTCTCCAACAACGTTCTACTTGGCGAGGGTGGTTTTGGTCAAGTTTATATGGGATTCCTAGATGGTAAATACTGTGCTATTAAGAAACTTAAAAATCTTCGGGATGTACTGTCGGAAGAAAATTTGGAGAATGAGATCTTGGTCGTAAGCAGAGTCAGTCATAAAAATCTTGTTCAGCTGATTGGTTACTGCATTGATGGAGCCAATAGATTGATTGTTTTAGAGTATTGTCCCAATGAGTCCTTGAGATCTAAATTACATG AAGAAGGGGAGATTTTGGACTGGCAGAAAAGAATGAAGATCGCCATAGGCTCTGCGAGAGGATTGGAATATCTACATGAATATT GTAAACCTAGAATCATACACTTAGATATCAAGCCAGATAATATTCTTCTCGATAACGAATTTGAACCAAAG ATTGCGGATTTTGGACTTGCCCTATTCTTTTCAGATGCTGCTACTCACGTCTCCAAGTCAACAAATAAGGGAACCCAAGT TTATGCAGATCCAATGACAACGAGAACTGGAAAGTATTCTGATAAGTCAGATATTTATTCTTTTGGTGTTGTACTTTTAGAGCTGATCACGGGAAAAGAGCCTATGGATAAAGACAACGACATTGTTAATTGG GCAAATTCTCGAATTAAAAAAGCTCTAAAGGGAGAATATGAGGGTTTTGTAGATTCCAGATTGCAAACATTTGACCACGAAGAAATGTATCAAGAAATGTATCGAATGATTTTCTGTGCCAAAGCTTGTGTAAATAGACTTCCAAAGTCTCGTCCATCTATGAGAAGG ATACTTCTTGCTCTCGAAGGAAATTTGCCTCTAGAGAATTTATGCGATGAGAAGGACAACAAACTGCGATCGAGTACTATATATAAAG CAAACCCGGAAGAAATCTCGCCGGCAGCCACGGCTGGCTCTAACTTGTTCCGGTTGTTTAATTGGATGAGAAAAGCTAATCGCCAACCCAGAGGAG TAAAAAAAGAGGAAAGAGCTATTCCGAGGCAAGCAACTGGTGACGGCACAGAGGAAG AAACTAAAAATGTCATTATGCCAAGGCAACTTCCCAATCAACAATGGACAACCGCAACTAATTATGATTTCTCCAACAACAACATTGGGAGCTCTCTAGTTCACATTCCGCAAATGGTTTATGCTGATGTTGCGCTTGTGAGCGGTGCTGGTATCAGTCATAATAGAAAATTCTGCTATGGATATGCAACCTCTCCAGGGAAAGGCTCTTCCATGGAAGATTTTTATGAGACAAGAATTGACAGTGTTGACGGAGAGATAGTTGGCCTATTTGGAGTTTTTGATGGTCATGGAGGCGCACGTGCCGCTGAATATGTGAAACAAAACCTTTTCAGTAATCTGATCAGGCATCCAAAGTTCATTTCTGATACAAAATCAGCTATAGCTGATGCATACAATCATACAGACTCAGAATTTCtgaaatcagaaaataatcagaACAGCGAATCTGGATCAACTGCTTCCACAGCCATTCTTATTGGTGACCGTTTGCTTGTTGCTAATGTTGGAGATTCTAGAGCTGTCACATGCCGAGGCGGCAATGCTATTGCTGCTTCTCGAGATCACAAGCCGGACCGAAGTGATGAACGGCAACGAATTGAGGATGCTGGAGGGTTTGTGACGTGGGCAGGGACCTGGAAAGTTGGTGGAGTTCTTGCTGTCTCTCGTGCATTCGGTGATAGGCTCTTGAAGCAGTATGTTGTTGCTGATCCAGAAATTCAGGATGAAAAGATTGACAGCTCACTTGAGTTTCTCATCCTTGCAAGTTATGGATTATGGGATGTTGTCACCAATGAGGAAGCTGTTGTAATGACCAAGCCAATCGAGGACCCAGAGCTGGCAGCAAAGAGTTTGTTGCAGGAGGCATACCAGAGAGGCAGTGCATACAATATTACCTGTATTGTTGTCCGCTTCCTGGCCAATCAAGGTACTCCTACTACTCATGATTCGCGGATGATCTAA
- the LOC110655267 gene encoding putative proline-rich receptor-like protein kinase PERK11 isoform X3, which produces MNRADRHNETRDPNESSSSHQENRSYPSASENYKGIGPRPYSYRELANATDHFSNNVLLGEGGFGQVYMGFLDGKYCAIKKLKNLRDVLSEENLENEILVVSRVSHKNLVQLIGYCIDGANRLIVLEYCPNESLRSKLHEEGEILDWQKRMKIAIGSARGLEYLHEYCKPRIIHLDIKPDNILLDNEFEPKIADFGLALFFSDAATHVSKSTNKGTQVYADPMTTRTGKYSDKSDIYSFGVVLLELITGKEPMDKDNDIVNWANSRIKKALKGEYEGFVDSRLQTFDHEEMYQEMYRMIFCAKACVNRLPKSRPSMRRILLALEGNLPLENLCDEKDNKLRSSTIYKVKKEERAIPRQATGDGTEEETKNVIMPRQLPNQQWTTATNYDFSNNNIGSSLVHIPQMVYADVALVSGAGISHNRKFCYGYATSPGKGSSMEDFYETRIDSVDGEIVGLFGVFDGHGGARAAEYVKQNLFSNLIRHPKFISDTKSAIADAYNHTDSEFLKSENNQNSESGSTASTAILIGDRLLVANVGDSRAVTCRGGNAIAASRDHKPDRSDERQRIEDAGGFVTWAGTWKVGGVLAVSRAFGDRLLKQYVVADPEIQDEKIDSSLEFLILASYGLWDVVTNEEAVVMTKPIEDPELAAKSLLQEAYQRGSAYNITCIVVRFLANQGTPTTHDSRMI; this is translated from the exons ATGAACAGGGCAGATCGCCACAATGAAACTAGAG ATCCGAATGAATCTAGCTCATCTCATCAGGAGAATCGAAGTTATCCATCTGCGTCTGAGAATTATAAAGGTATTGGGCCGAGGCCATATTCATATCGTGAACTAGCAAATGCAACTGATCATTTCTCCAACAACGTTCTACTTGGCGAGGGTGGTTTTGGTCAAGTTTATATGGGATTCCTAGATGGTAAATACTGTGCTATTAAGAAACTTAAAAATCTTCGGGATGTACTGTCGGAAGAAAATTTGGAGAATGAGATCTTGGTCGTAAGCAGAGTCAGTCATAAAAATCTTGTTCAGCTGATTGGTTACTGCATTGATGGAGCCAATAGATTGATTGTTTTAGAGTATTGTCCCAATGAGTCCTTGAGATCTAAATTACATG AAGAAGGGGAGATTTTGGACTGGCAGAAAAGAATGAAGATCGCCATAGGCTCTGCGAGAGGATTGGAATATCTACATGAATATT GTAAACCTAGAATCATACACTTAGATATCAAGCCAGATAATATTCTTCTCGATAACGAATTTGAACCAAAG ATTGCGGATTTTGGACTTGCCCTATTCTTTTCAGATGCTGCTACTCACGTCTCCAAGTCAACAAATAAGGGAACCCAAGT TTATGCAGATCCAATGACAACGAGAACTGGAAAGTATTCTGATAAGTCAGATATTTATTCTTTTGGTGTTGTACTTTTAGAGCTGATCACGGGAAAAGAGCCTATGGATAAAGACAACGACATTGTTAATTGG GCAAATTCTCGAATTAAAAAAGCTCTAAAGGGAGAATATGAGGGTTTTGTAGATTCCAGATTGCAAACATTTGACCACGAAGAAATGTATCAAGAAATGTATCGAATGATTTTCTGTGCCAAAGCTTGTGTAAATAGACTTCCAAAGTCTCGTCCATCTATGAGAAGG ATACTTCTTGCTCTCGAAGGAAATTTGCCTCTAGAGAATTTATGCGATGAGAAGGACAACAAACTGCGATCGAGTACTATATATAAAG TAAAAAAAGAGGAAAGAGCTATTCCGAGGCAAGCAACTGGTGACGGCACAGAGGAAG AAACTAAAAATGTCATTATGCCAAGGCAACTTCCCAATCAACAATGGACAACCGCAACTAATTATGATTTCTCCAACAACAACATTGGGAGCTCTCTAGTTCACATTCCGCAAATGGTTTATGCTGATGTTGCGCTTGTGAGCGGTGCTGGTATCAGTCATAATAGAAAATTCTGCTATGGATATGCAACCTCTCCAGGGAAAGGCTCTTCCATGGAAGATTTTTATGAGACAAGAATTGACAGTGTTGACGGAGAGATAGTTGGCCTATTTGGAGTTTTTGATGGTCATGGAGGCGCACGTGCCGCTGAATATGTGAAACAAAACCTTTTCAGTAATCTGATCAGGCATCCAAAGTTCATTTCTGATACAAAATCAGCTATAGCTGATGCATACAATCATACAGACTCAGAATTTCtgaaatcagaaaataatcagaACAGCGAATCTGGATCAACTGCTTCCACAGCCATTCTTATTGGTGACCGTTTGCTTGTTGCTAATGTTGGAGATTCTAGAGCTGTCACATGCCGAGGCGGCAATGCTATTGCTGCTTCTCGAGATCACAAGCCGGACCGAAGTGATGAACGGCAACGAATTGAGGATGCTGGAGGGTTTGTGACGTGGGCAGGGACCTGGAAAGTTGGTGGAGTTCTTGCTGTCTCTCGTGCATTCGGTGATAGGCTCTTGAAGCAGTATGTTGTTGCTGATCCAGAAATTCAGGATGAAAAGATTGACAGCTCACTTGAGTTTCTCATCCTTGCAAGTTATGGATTATGGGATGTTGTCACCAATGAGGAAGCTGTTGTAATGACCAAGCCAATCGAGGACCCAGAGCTGGCAGCAAAGAGTTTGTTGCAGGAGGCATACCAGAGAGGCAGTGCATACAATATTACCTGTATTGTTGTCCGCTTCCTGGCCAATCAAGGTACTCCTACTACTCATGATTCGCGGATGATCTAA
- the LOC110655267 gene encoding serine/threonine-protein kinase-like protein ACR4 isoform X2, whose amino-acid sequence MNRADRHNETRDPNESSSSHQENRSYPSASENYKGIGPRPYSYRELANATDHFSNNVLLGEGGFGQVYMGFLDGKYCAIKKLKNLRDVLSEENLENEILVVSRVSHKNLVQLIGYCIDGANRLIVLEYCPNESLRSKLHEGEILDWQKRMKIAIGSARGLEYLHEYCKPRIIHLDIKPDNILLDNEFEPKIADFGLALFFSDAATHVSKSTNKGTQVYADPMTTRTGKYSDKSDIYSFGVVLLELITGKEPMDKDNDIVNWANSRIKKALKGEYEGFVDSRLQTFDHEEMYQEMYRMIFCAKACVNRLPKSRPSMRRILLALEGNLPLENLCDEKDNKLRSSTIYKANPEEISPAATAGSNLFRLFNWMRKANRQPRGVKKEERAIPRQATGDGTEEETKNVIMPRQLPNQQWTTATNYDFSNNNIGSSLVHIPQMVYADVALVSGAGISHNRKFCYGYATSPGKGSSMEDFYETRIDSVDGEIVGLFGVFDGHGGARAAEYVKQNLFSNLIRHPKFISDTKSAIADAYNHTDSEFLKSENNQNSESGSTASTAILIGDRLLVANVGDSRAVTCRGGNAIAASRDHKPDRSDERQRIEDAGGFVTWAGTWKVGGVLAVSRAFGDRLLKQYVVADPEIQDEKIDSSLEFLILASYGLWDVVTNEEAVVMTKPIEDPELAAKSLLQEAYQRGSAYNITCIVVRFLANQGTPTTHDSRMI is encoded by the exons ATGAACAGGGCAGATCGCCACAATGAAACTAGAG ATCCGAATGAATCTAGCTCATCTCATCAGGAGAATCGAAGTTATCCATCTGCGTCTGAGAATTATAAAGGTATTGGGCCGAGGCCATATTCATATCGTGAACTAGCAAATGCAACTGATCATTTCTCCAACAACGTTCTACTTGGCGAGGGTGGTTTTGGTCAAGTTTATATGGGATTCCTAGATGGTAAATACTGTGCTATTAAGAAACTTAAAAATCTTCGGGATGTACTGTCGGAAGAAAATTTGGAGAATGAGATCTTGGTCGTAAGCAGAGTCAGTCATAAAAATCTTGTTCAGCTGATTGGTTACTGCATTGATGGAGCCAATAGATTGATTGTTTTAGAGTATTGTCCCAATGAGTCCTTGAGATCTAAATTACATG AAGGGGAGATTTTGGACTGGCAGAAAAGAATGAAGATCGCCATAGGCTCTGCGAGAGGATTGGAATATCTACATGAATATT GTAAACCTAGAATCATACACTTAGATATCAAGCCAGATAATATTCTTCTCGATAACGAATTTGAACCAAAG ATTGCGGATTTTGGACTTGCCCTATTCTTTTCAGATGCTGCTACTCACGTCTCCAAGTCAACAAATAAGGGAACCCAAGT TTATGCAGATCCAATGACAACGAGAACTGGAAAGTATTCTGATAAGTCAGATATTTATTCTTTTGGTGTTGTACTTTTAGAGCTGATCACGGGAAAAGAGCCTATGGATAAAGACAACGACATTGTTAATTGG GCAAATTCTCGAATTAAAAAAGCTCTAAAGGGAGAATATGAGGGTTTTGTAGATTCCAGATTGCAAACATTTGACCACGAAGAAATGTATCAAGAAATGTATCGAATGATTTTCTGTGCCAAAGCTTGTGTAAATAGACTTCCAAAGTCTCGTCCATCTATGAGAAGG ATACTTCTTGCTCTCGAAGGAAATTTGCCTCTAGAGAATTTATGCGATGAGAAGGACAACAAACTGCGATCGAGTACTATATATAAAG CAAACCCGGAAGAAATCTCGCCGGCAGCCACGGCTGGCTCTAACTTGTTCCGGTTGTTTAATTGGATGAGAAAAGCTAATCGCCAACCCAGAGGAG TAAAAAAAGAGGAAAGAGCTATTCCGAGGCAAGCAACTGGTGACGGCACAGAGGAAG AAACTAAAAATGTCATTATGCCAAGGCAACTTCCCAATCAACAATGGACAACCGCAACTAATTATGATTTCTCCAACAACAACATTGGGAGCTCTCTAGTTCACATTCCGCAAATGGTTTATGCTGATGTTGCGCTTGTGAGCGGTGCTGGTATCAGTCATAATAGAAAATTCTGCTATGGATATGCAACCTCTCCAGGGAAAGGCTCTTCCATGGAAGATTTTTATGAGACAAGAATTGACAGTGTTGACGGAGAGATAGTTGGCCTATTTGGAGTTTTTGATGGTCATGGAGGCGCACGTGCCGCTGAATATGTGAAACAAAACCTTTTCAGTAATCTGATCAGGCATCCAAAGTTCATTTCTGATACAAAATCAGCTATAGCTGATGCATACAATCATACAGACTCAGAATTTCtgaaatcagaaaataatcagaACAGCGAATCTGGATCAACTGCTTCCACAGCCATTCTTATTGGTGACCGTTTGCTTGTTGCTAATGTTGGAGATTCTAGAGCTGTCACATGCCGAGGCGGCAATGCTATTGCTGCTTCTCGAGATCACAAGCCGGACCGAAGTGATGAACGGCAACGAATTGAGGATGCTGGAGGGTTTGTGACGTGGGCAGGGACCTGGAAAGTTGGTGGAGTTCTTGCTGTCTCTCGTGCATTCGGTGATAGGCTCTTGAAGCAGTATGTTGTTGCTGATCCAGAAATTCAGGATGAAAAGATTGACAGCTCACTTGAGTTTCTCATCCTTGCAAGTTATGGATTATGGGATGTTGTCACCAATGAGGAAGCTGTTGTAATGACCAAGCCAATCGAGGACCCAGAGCTGGCAGCAAAGAGTTTGTTGCAGGAGGCATACCAGAGAGGCAGTGCATACAATATTACCTGTATTGTTGTCCGCTTCCTGGCCAATCAAGGTACTCCTACTACTCATGATTCGCGGATGATCTAA
- the LOC110655267 gene encoding probable protein phosphatase 2C 54 isoform X4: MKIAIGSARGLEYLHEYCKPRIIHLDIKPDNILLDNEFEPKIADFGLALFFSDAATHVSKSTNKGTQVYADPMTTRTGKYSDKSDIYSFGVVLLELITGKEPMDKDNDIVNWANSRIKKALKGEYEGFVDSRLQTFDHEEMYQEMYRMIFCAKACVNRLPKSRPSMRRILLALEGNLPLENLCDEKDNKLRSSTIYKANPEEISPAATAGSNLFRLFNWMRKANRQPRGVKKEERAIPRQATGDGTEEETKNVIMPRQLPNQQWTTATNYDFSNNNIGSSLVHIPQMVYADVALVSGAGISHNRKFCYGYATSPGKGSSMEDFYETRIDSVDGEIVGLFGVFDGHGGARAAEYVKQNLFSNLIRHPKFISDTKSAIADAYNHTDSEFLKSENNQNSESGSTASTAILIGDRLLVANVGDSRAVTCRGGNAIAASRDHKPDRSDERQRIEDAGGFVTWAGTWKVGGVLAVSRAFGDRLLKQYVVADPEIQDEKIDSSLEFLILASYGLWDVVTNEEAVVMTKPIEDPELAAKSLLQEAYQRGSAYNITCIVVRFLANQGTPTTHDSRMI, from the exons ATGAAGATCGCCATAGGCTCTGCGAGAGGATTGGAATATCTACATGAATATT GTAAACCTAGAATCATACACTTAGATATCAAGCCAGATAATATTCTTCTCGATAACGAATTTGAACCAAAG ATTGCGGATTTTGGACTTGCCCTATTCTTTTCAGATGCTGCTACTCACGTCTCCAAGTCAACAAATAAGGGAACCCAAGT TTATGCAGATCCAATGACAACGAGAACTGGAAAGTATTCTGATAAGTCAGATATTTATTCTTTTGGTGTTGTACTTTTAGAGCTGATCACGGGAAAAGAGCCTATGGATAAAGACAACGACATTGTTAATTGG GCAAATTCTCGAATTAAAAAAGCTCTAAAGGGAGAATATGAGGGTTTTGTAGATTCCAGATTGCAAACATTTGACCACGAAGAAATGTATCAAGAAATGTATCGAATGATTTTCTGTGCCAAAGCTTGTGTAAATAGACTTCCAAAGTCTCGTCCATCTATGAGAAGG ATACTTCTTGCTCTCGAAGGAAATTTGCCTCTAGAGAATTTATGCGATGAGAAGGACAACAAACTGCGATCGAGTACTATATATAAAG CAAACCCGGAAGAAATCTCGCCGGCAGCCACGGCTGGCTCTAACTTGTTCCGGTTGTTTAATTGGATGAGAAAAGCTAATCGCCAACCCAGAGGAG TAAAAAAAGAGGAAAGAGCTATTCCGAGGCAAGCAACTGGTGACGGCACAGAGGAAG AAACTAAAAATGTCATTATGCCAAGGCAACTTCCCAATCAACAATGGACAACCGCAACTAATTATGATTTCTCCAACAACAACATTGGGAGCTCTCTAGTTCACATTCCGCAAATGGTTTATGCTGATGTTGCGCTTGTGAGCGGTGCTGGTATCAGTCATAATAGAAAATTCTGCTATGGATATGCAACCTCTCCAGGGAAAGGCTCTTCCATGGAAGATTTTTATGAGACAAGAATTGACAGTGTTGACGGAGAGATAGTTGGCCTATTTGGAGTTTTTGATGGTCATGGAGGCGCACGTGCCGCTGAATATGTGAAACAAAACCTTTTCAGTAATCTGATCAGGCATCCAAAGTTCATTTCTGATACAAAATCAGCTATAGCTGATGCATACAATCATACAGACTCAGAATTTCtgaaatcagaaaataatcagaACAGCGAATCTGGATCAACTGCTTCCACAGCCATTCTTATTGGTGACCGTTTGCTTGTTGCTAATGTTGGAGATTCTAGAGCTGTCACATGCCGAGGCGGCAATGCTATTGCTGCTTCTCGAGATCACAAGCCGGACCGAAGTGATGAACGGCAACGAATTGAGGATGCTGGAGGGTTTGTGACGTGGGCAGGGACCTGGAAAGTTGGTGGAGTTCTTGCTGTCTCTCGTGCATTCGGTGATAGGCTCTTGAAGCAGTATGTTGTTGCTGATCCAGAAATTCAGGATGAAAAGATTGACAGCTCACTTGAGTTTCTCATCCTTGCAAGTTATGGATTATGGGATGTTGTCACCAATGAGGAAGCTGTTGTAATGACCAAGCCAATCGAGGACCCAGAGCTGGCAGCAAAGAGTTTGTTGCAGGAGGCATACCAGAGAGGCAGTGCATACAATATTACCTGTATTGTTGTCCGCTTCCTGGCCAATCAAGGTACTCCTACTACTCATGATTCGCGGATGATCTAA
- the LOC110655267 gene encoding probable protein phosphatase 2C 45 isoform X5: MLLLTSPSQQIREPKYPMTTRTGKYSDKSDIYSFGVVLLELITGKEPMDKDNDIVNWANSRIKKALKGEYEGFVDSRLQTFDHEEMYQEMYRMIFCAKACVNRLPKSRPSMRRILLALEGNLPLENLCDEKDNKLRSSTIYKANPEEISPAATAGSNLFRLFNWMRKANRQPRGVKKEERAIPRQATGDGTEEETKNVIMPRQLPNQQWTTATNYDFSNNNIGSSLVHIPQMVYADVALVSGAGISHNRKFCYGYATSPGKGSSMEDFYETRIDSVDGEIVGLFGVFDGHGGARAAEYVKQNLFSNLIRHPKFISDTKSAIADAYNHTDSEFLKSENNQNSESGSTASTAILIGDRLLVANVGDSRAVTCRGGNAIAASRDHKPDRSDERQRIEDAGGFVTWAGTWKVGGVLAVSRAFGDRLLKQYVVADPEIQDEKIDSSLEFLILASYGLWDVVTNEEAVVMTKPIEDPELAAKSLLQEAYQRGSAYNITCIVVRFLANQGTPTTHDSRMI; the protein is encoded by the exons ATGCTGCTACTCACGTCTCCAAGTCAACAAATAAGGGAACCCAAGT ATCCAATGACAACGAGAACTGGAAAGTATTCTGATAAGTCAGATATTTATTCTTTTGGTGTTGTACTTTTAGAGCTGATCACGGGAAAAGAGCCTATGGATAAAGACAACGACATTGTTAATTGG GCAAATTCTCGAATTAAAAAAGCTCTAAAGGGAGAATATGAGGGTTTTGTAGATTCCAGATTGCAAACATTTGACCACGAAGAAATGTATCAAGAAATGTATCGAATGATTTTCTGTGCCAAAGCTTGTGTAAATAGACTTCCAAAGTCTCGTCCATCTATGAGAAGG ATACTTCTTGCTCTCGAAGGAAATTTGCCTCTAGAGAATTTATGCGATGAGAAGGACAACAAACTGCGATCGAGTACTATATATAAAG CAAACCCGGAAGAAATCTCGCCGGCAGCCACGGCTGGCTCTAACTTGTTCCGGTTGTTTAATTGGATGAGAAAAGCTAATCGCCAACCCAGAGGAG TAAAAAAAGAGGAAAGAGCTATTCCGAGGCAAGCAACTGGTGACGGCACAGAGGAAG AAACTAAAAATGTCATTATGCCAAGGCAACTTCCCAATCAACAATGGACAACCGCAACTAATTATGATTTCTCCAACAACAACATTGGGAGCTCTCTAGTTCACATTCCGCAAATGGTTTATGCTGATGTTGCGCTTGTGAGCGGTGCTGGTATCAGTCATAATAGAAAATTCTGCTATGGATATGCAACCTCTCCAGGGAAAGGCTCTTCCATGGAAGATTTTTATGAGACAAGAATTGACAGTGTTGACGGAGAGATAGTTGGCCTATTTGGAGTTTTTGATGGTCATGGAGGCGCACGTGCCGCTGAATATGTGAAACAAAACCTTTTCAGTAATCTGATCAGGCATCCAAAGTTCATTTCTGATACAAAATCAGCTATAGCTGATGCATACAATCATACAGACTCAGAATTTCtgaaatcagaaaataatcagaACAGCGAATCTGGATCAACTGCTTCCACAGCCATTCTTATTGGTGACCGTTTGCTTGTTGCTAATGTTGGAGATTCTAGAGCTGTCACATGCCGAGGCGGCAATGCTATTGCTGCTTCTCGAGATCACAAGCCGGACCGAAGTGATGAACGGCAACGAATTGAGGATGCTGGAGGGTTTGTGACGTGGGCAGGGACCTGGAAAGTTGGTGGAGTTCTTGCTGTCTCTCGTGCATTCGGTGATAGGCTCTTGAAGCAGTATGTTGTTGCTGATCCAGAAATTCAGGATGAAAAGATTGACAGCTCACTTGAGTTTCTCATCCTTGCAAGTTATGGATTATGGGATGTTGTCACCAATGAGGAAGCTGTTGTAATGACCAAGCCAATCGAGGACCCAGAGCTGGCAGCAAAGAGTTTGTTGCAGGAGGCATACCAGAGAGGCAGTGCATACAATATTACCTGTATTGTTGTCCGCTTCCTGGCCAATCAAGGTACTCCTACTACTCATGATTCGCGGATGATCTAA